In Bacillota bacterium, the DNA window TATGAAAGATTTCAAGCTTGCGGTCATAGACATATTCCTTAAGGCCTTTGGTTCTGCTTGTACCGTGTTCTTTCAGGACGAATCATACTGCCAGCTGCTACCTAACGTTCGTTCCTGCTGGATGAGACGAGGCCAGCAGAAAGAGATTATTACGCCAGGTACCAATAAGCGAGTAAGTG includes these proteins:
- a CDS encoding IS630 family transposase produces the protein MFSVGTIRRILHSLGFRWRRPKLVALKSDPMKDFKLAVIDIFLKAFGSACTVFFQDESYCQLLPNVRSCWMRRGQQKEIITPGTNKRVS